A single window of Archangium gephyra DNA harbors:
- a CDS encoding cytochrome-c peroxidase has translation MKLKTLVRPLLLVAATAGAAAFAQAAKPAAPATPAAAATQKAVIDRALLTVFKALPARFEDPKNPITAEKVELGRMLYFENRLSKNHDVSCNSCHDLNKYGVDGKPFSPGHKKQLGGRNSPTVYNAGGHVLQFWDGRAPNLEEQAKGPILNPVEMAMPSEARVVETLKSIPGYVTAFQKAFPGEADPVTYNNVGLAIGAFERQLVTPSRFDKYLSGDETALNDAEKLGLKKYLEQGCQTCHNGPAIGGSLQKLGLVLPYQSKDQGRFDLTKKESDRMIFRVPTLRNVAKTAPYFHDGSVKDLQTAVKLMAQHQFGKQISDEDTKHIVTFLDSLTGELPKSYIAKPKLPASGPKTPKPDPS, from the coding sequence ATGAAACTCAAGACCCTCGTTCGACCCCTCCTCCTGGTCGCCGCGACCGCGGGCGCCGCCGCGTTCGCGCAGGCGGCCAAGCCCGCCGCTCCGGCCACTCCCGCCGCTGCCGCCACCCAGAAGGCCGTCATCGACCGCGCCCTGCTCACCGTCTTCAAGGCGCTGCCGGCCCGCTTCGAGGACCCCAAGAACCCCATCACCGCGGAGAAGGTGGAGCTGGGGCGCATGCTGTACTTCGAGAACCGCCTCTCGAAGAACCACGACGTGTCCTGCAACAGCTGCCACGACCTGAACAAGTACGGCGTGGACGGCAAGCCCTTCTCGCCGGGCCACAAGAAGCAGCTGGGCGGCCGCAACTCGCCCACCGTGTACAACGCCGGTGGCCACGTCCTGCAGTTCTGGGATGGCCGCGCCCCCAACCTCGAGGAGCAGGCCAAGGGCCCCATCCTCAACCCCGTCGAGATGGCCATGCCCAGCGAGGCGCGCGTCGTCGAGACGCTCAAGTCCATCCCCGGCTACGTGACGGCCTTCCAGAAGGCCTTCCCGGGCGAGGCCGACCCGGTGACGTACAACAACGTGGGCCTGGCCATCGGCGCCTTCGAGCGCCAGCTCGTCACGCCCTCGCGCTTCGACAAGTACCTGTCCGGTGACGAGACCGCGCTCAACGACGCGGAGAAGCTGGGCCTGAAGAAGTACCTGGAGCAGGGTTGCCAGACCTGCCACAACGGCCCCGCCATCGGCGGCTCGCTGCAGAAGCTGGGCCTGGTGCTGCCCTACCAGTCCAAGGACCAGGGCCGCTTCGATCTGACGAAGAAGGAGTCGGACCGGATGATCTTCCGCGTCCCCACCCTGCGCAACGTGGCCAAGACGGCGCCCTACTTCCACGACGGCTCGGTGAAGGACCTGCAGACGGCCGTGAAGCTGATGGCCCAGCACCAGTTCGGCAAGCAGATCAGCGACGAGGACACCAAGCACATCGTGACGTTCCTCGACTCGCTCACCGGCGAGCTGCCCAAGAGCTACATCGCCAAGCCGAAGCTGCCGGCCAGCGGCCCGAAGACGCCGAAGCCGGATCCGTCGTAA
- a CDS encoding TRL-like family protein, protein MPCRFTPRQFKRGNMHLLRKLSTVAVLCVATTGLSGCAGIAFPGAIGFSSLYTNTTGSNFVNEQTKLGSKTGEGCVTSILGLITTGDAGVHETARKANITRVSHIDYRFENILGFYAKYCAIVYGE, encoded by the coding sequence ATGCCGTGCCGCTTCACTCCCAGGCAGTTCAAGCGAGGAAACATGCACCTGTTGCGCAAGCTGTCCACCGTTGCCGTCCTCTGCGTTGCCACCACGGGCCTCTCGGGCTGCGCGGGCATCGCCTTCCCTGGCGCCATCGGCTTCTCCAGCCTGTACACCAACACCACCGGCAGCAACTTCGTGAATGAGCAGACCAAGCTGGGCTCCAAGACCGGCGAGGGCTGTGTGACGTCCATCCTCGGCCTCATCACCACCGGCGACGCCGGCGTGCACGAGACGGCGCGCAAGGCCAACATCACCCGCGTCAGCCACATCGACTACCGCTTCGAGAACATCCTCGGCTTCTACGCCAAGTACTGCGCCATCGTTTACGGCGAGTAG
- a CDS encoding acyltransferase family protein, with protein sequence MTRPGTSLFDLRKPSSRHPGLDGARGLAVVAMVLGHTLDALLAPELRANAWVQQYWELRGITAPLFLLVAGFAVVAALGTSPESAGQSFGRRARRALLLLFLGYLVHWPGWDTVHALGWGEPLRSLVFAFDALQSIAVSLLVGAAVLVLARGTWTRAVVLAVLAVGIPLASTGMWSAATGWPVELRQAVGMPGARFPLFPWAGFFFAGALAAHLLRLLRPGWPQGLALVALGVGLLVLTRRLPSDWSPTSAWLVAYRVGQGLLVLGAINLLPRFLSGLLAPLGRASLWLYVLHLPVVYGWAGTQGLAGRVGPTLGLLSALGVGLGLLAVCFAIARLWQVVRGKQRPASDSTTWRARPVPMSNAALRSGQRI encoded by the coding sequence GTGACCCGTCCCGGTACCTCCCTCTTCGATCTCCGCAAGCCCTCCTCCCGTCACCCCGGACTCGACGGGGCACGAGGATTGGCCGTGGTGGCGATGGTGCTGGGGCACACGCTGGACGCGCTGCTCGCGCCGGAGCTGCGCGCCAACGCCTGGGTCCAGCAGTACTGGGAGCTGCGGGGCATCACCGCGCCCCTCTTCCTGCTGGTGGCCGGCTTCGCGGTGGTGGCGGCGCTCGGCACCTCGCCGGAGAGCGCGGGCCAGTCCTTCGGCCGCCGGGCCCGGCGCGCGCTGCTGCTGCTCTTCCTCGGCTACCTGGTGCACTGGCCGGGCTGGGACACCGTGCATGCGCTCGGCTGGGGCGAGCCGCTGCGCTCGCTCGTCTTCGCCTTCGACGCGCTGCAGAGCATCGCGGTGAGCCTCCTGGTGGGCGCGGCGGTGCTGGTGCTGGCGCGCGGTACCTGGACACGGGCCGTGGTGCTCGCCGTGCTCGCCGTGGGCATCCCCCTGGCGAGCACCGGGATGTGGAGCGCCGCCACGGGCTGGCCCGTGGAGCTGCGCCAGGCGGTGGGCATGCCGGGCGCGCGCTTCCCGCTCTTCCCCTGGGCGGGCTTCTTCTTCGCCGGGGCGCTCGCCGCCCACCTGCTCCGCCTGCTGCGGCCCGGCTGGCCCCAGGGGCTCGCCCTGGTGGCGCTCGGCGTGGGCCTGCTCGTGCTGACGCGGCGGCTGCCCTCGGACTGGAGCCCCACCAGCGCCTGGCTCGTGGCCTACCGCGTGGGCCAGGGACTCCTGGTGCTGGGCGCCATCAACCTGCTGCCCCGGTTCCTCTCCGGGCTGCTGGCGCCCCTGGGCCGCGCCTCCCTCTGGCTCTACGTGCTGCACCTGCCGGTGGTGTACGGCTGGGCGGGGACGCAGGGCCTCGCCGGACGCGTGGGCCCCACCCTGGGCCTGCTCTCCGCCCTGGGCGTGGGCCTCGGCCTGCTGGCGGTGTGCTTCGCCATCGCCCGCCTCTGGCAGGTGGTGCGCGGCAAGCAGCGCCCCGCCTCCGACTCCACGACGTGGCGCGCGCGCCCCGTCCCCATGAGCAACGCCGCCCTCCGCTCCGGCCAGCGCATCTAA
- a CDS encoding YfiM family protein, which produces MARHMTVRETLLAVLCLSLLVPLSARGEEPEIPALDDWFGQDKALHYGVSAGLAGAGYAGGALLFEAPEARWLSGAGVALGAGVAKELYDAGRGSFFSFKDLTWDVLGTATGLGLSWAVDRLFFQRDGGVPADQGGGGGLPGGKRPLLTVSVSAGGHPQEGAGDGRNGSVMLLLGGCW; this is translated from the coding sequence ATGGCGCGTCATATGACCGTCCGTGAAACCCTCCTGGCCGTGTTGTGTCTGTCGTTGCTCGTCCCCCTCTCCGCCCGGGGCGAGGAGCCCGAGATTCCCGCCCTGGATGACTGGTTCGGGCAGGACAAGGCCCTGCACTACGGCGTCAGCGCGGGGCTGGCCGGCGCGGGGTACGCCGGGGGCGCGCTGCTCTTCGAGGCCCCCGAGGCGCGGTGGCTCTCCGGCGCGGGCGTGGCGCTCGGCGCGGGGGTGGCGAAGGAGCTCTACGACGCCGGGCGCGGGAGCTTCTTCTCCTTCAAGGACCTGACGTGGGACGTGCTGGGGACGGCCACCGGGCTCGGCCTGTCGTGGGCGGTGGATCGGCTCTTCTTCCAGCGCGACGGCGGGGTGCCCGCTGACCAGGGGGGCGGGGGAGGGCTTCCAGGCGGGAAGCGTCCCCTCCTGACGGTGTCGGTGAGCGCGGGGGGTCATCCCCAAGAGGGGGCGGGAGATGGTAGGAATGGCTCGGTGATGCTCCTCTTGGGAGGTTGTTGGTGA
- a CDS encoding cytochrome-c peroxidase — translation MMRNRLLLGVGLVSLGALSSSCSKESPPPESKPATAAAPAPAPAPAPEEPPKPKMSHEKLVSFFRPSAAVKAATPQDTTARIALGRLLFFENRLSKNHDISCNSCHDLATFGVDGKPTSEGHKGQKGTRNAPTVFHAAGHIAQFWDGRAATLEEQAAGPMMNPVEMAMPDDKRVLATLNSIPQYVKGFKEAFPGERKPVSVTNAARAIAAFERKLLTTSRFDKFLAGDEGALSEQERRGLELFAASGCTTCHNGPSVGGTSFQKLGLIEEYPTGDKGRFEVTKNEEDLHKFRVPTLRNVEKTGPWFHDGSVKELPQAVRLMAKHQLGMSFSDAEVDDIVAFLKSLTGELPGPEVLAPPALPPSTKATPKPDPT, via the coding sequence ATGATGCGGAATCGGCTCTTGCTCGGCGTTGGACTGGTATCCCTGGGCGCCCTCTCTTCCTCGTGCAGCAAGGAGTCCCCTCCGCCCGAGTCCAAGCCCGCCACCGCGGCGGCCCCGGCGCCCGCCCCCGCTCCGGCTCCCGAGGAGCCGCCGAAGCCGAAGATGAGCCACGAGAAGCTCGTGTCCTTCTTCCGCCCGTCCGCCGCGGTGAAGGCCGCGACGCCGCAGGACACCACGGCGCGGATCGCCCTGGGGCGTCTGCTCTTCTTCGAGAACCGCCTGTCGAAGAACCACGACATCTCCTGCAACAGCTGCCACGACCTGGCCACCTTCGGCGTGGACGGCAAGCCCACCTCCGAGGGGCACAAGGGCCAGAAGGGCACGCGCAACGCGCCCACCGTGTTCCACGCCGCGGGCCACATCGCGCAGTTCTGGGATGGCCGCGCCGCGACGCTCGAGGAGCAGGCCGCGGGTCCGATGATGAATCCGGTGGAGATGGCCATGCCGGACGACAAGCGCGTGCTGGCCACGCTCAACTCCATTCCTCAGTACGTGAAGGGCTTCAAGGAGGCCTTCCCGGGCGAGAGGAAGCCGGTGAGCGTGACCAACGCCGCGCGGGCCATCGCCGCCTTCGAGCGCAAGCTCCTCACCACGTCGCGCTTCGACAAGTTCCTCGCGGGGGACGAGGGCGCCCTGAGCGAGCAGGAGCGGCGCGGGCTGGAGCTCTTCGCGGCCTCGGGCTGCACCACGTGCCACAACGGCCCGTCAGTGGGTGGCACCTCGTTCCAGAAGCTGGGCCTCATCGAGGAGTACCCCACGGGTGACAAGGGCCGCTTCGAGGTGACGAAGAACGAGGAGGACCTGCACAAGTTCCGCGTGCCCACGCTGCGCAACGTGGAGAAGACGGGCCCCTGGTTCCACGATGGCTCCGTGAAGGAGCTGCCCCAGGCGGTGCGGCTGATGGCGAAGCACCAGCTGGGCATGAGCTTCAGCGACGCCGAGGTGGACGACATCGTGGCCTTCCTGAAGAGCCTCACCGGCGAGCTGCCCGGGCCCGAGGTGCTCGCGCCGCCCGCGCTGCCGCCGAGCACGAAGGCCACCCCGAAGCCGGATCCGACGTAA
- a CDS encoding pyridoxal phosphate-dependent decarboxylase family protein — translation MGPKGENADTFERLLLEAFRDHVFWRRNLHPEDGFLIQEAEKRAPGYEDSVSRLSQELLGLLGQLKGGVPSFSPRYIGHMCSDLTMASLIGYFATMLYNPNNVSAEASPVTTRLELEVAGQLARMVGYAPERYWGHLTSGGTVANFEALWVARNVKYLPVALRHAAEEAGVKKLEVRLPDGRETRLSELSLWQLLNVTPEAALDALERLRALVGDAGRALELVTRHSLAGLGYQEFGLRLASEFKDALPPGVVLVPSTAHYSWEKTCRALGIGARQLIHVPVDTNFRMSPLALEDTLRTLAVRRQPVIACVAVMGSTEESAVDRLDLLADMRERLGRELGMAFHLHADAAWGGYAASITRGADGERRTYEETLADYAPEAWPTEGVYRALCALERTDSVTIDPHKLGYMPYPAGSITFRDKRVRDLVSVEAPYLFHTGGHESAYLGRSIFEGSKPGAAAAGVWMSHQVLPLNASGYGRLVGETARGAMALHRRIAGGDWAPFKLVLLPPSDLNIVCFAVGHPSLETLERTNGFVDRIYRALSVGPDTLKRPDYYVTKTELRAHEYGRAALPTVERLGFTHADYDRAGGVAVLRCTVMDPFLASRRGKVDYIRGFIQTLGEVMHAELEAARRC, via the coding sequence TTGGGACCCAAAGGAGAGAACGCCGACACCTTCGAGCGCCTGTTGCTCGAGGCCTTCCGCGACCACGTCTTCTGGCGCCGCAACCTCCACCCCGAGGACGGCTTCTTGATTCAAGAAGCGGAGAAGCGCGCACCGGGCTACGAGGATTCCGTCTCGAGGCTCTCGCAGGAGCTGCTGGGACTGCTGGGCCAGCTCAAGGGCGGCGTGCCCTCCTTCAGCCCCCGCTACATCGGGCACATGTGCTCGGACCTCACGATGGCGAGCCTCATCGGCTACTTCGCCACGATGCTCTACAACCCCAACAACGTGTCGGCGGAGGCCTCGCCCGTGACGACACGGTTGGAGCTGGAGGTGGCCGGGCAGCTCGCGCGGATGGTGGGCTATGCGCCGGAGCGGTACTGGGGACACCTCACCTCGGGCGGCACGGTGGCCAACTTCGAGGCGCTGTGGGTCGCTCGCAACGTGAAGTACCTCCCGGTGGCACTGCGGCACGCCGCGGAGGAGGCGGGAGTGAAGAAGCTGGAGGTGCGGCTGCCGGATGGCCGGGAGACGCGGTTGAGCGAGCTGAGCCTGTGGCAGCTCCTCAATGTGACGCCCGAGGCCGCCCTGGACGCGCTGGAGCGCCTGCGAGCGCTGGTGGGAGACGCGGGCCGCGCGCTGGAGCTGGTGACACGCCACTCGCTGGCGGGGCTGGGCTACCAGGAGTTCGGCCTGCGGCTGGCCTCCGAGTTCAAGGACGCGCTGCCGCCCGGCGTGGTGCTGGTGCCCTCCACGGCGCACTACTCGTGGGAGAAGACGTGCCGGGCGCTGGGCATCGGTGCGCGGCAGCTCATCCACGTGCCGGTGGATACGAACTTCCGCATGTCTCCCCTGGCGCTCGAGGACACGCTGCGCACGCTGGCGGTGCGCCGGCAGCCGGTCATCGCCTGCGTGGCCGTCATGGGCTCCACGGAGGAGAGCGCGGTGGACCGGTTGGATCTGCTCGCGGACATGCGGGAGCGGCTGGGCCGGGAGCTGGGCATGGCCTTCCACCTGCACGCGGATGCGGCCTGGGGCGGCTACGCGGCCTCCATCACCCGGGGCGCGGACGGCGAGCGCCGGACCTATGAGGAGACGCTCGCGGACTACGCGCCGGAGGCGTGGCCCACGGAGGGGGTGTACCGGGCCCTGTGCGCGTTGGAGCGGACGGACTCGGTCACCATTGATCCGCACAAACTGGGGTACATGCCCTACCCGGCGGGCAGCATCACGTTCCGGGACAAGCGGGTGCGCGACCTGGTGTCGGTGGAGGCGCCGTATCTCTTCCACACGGGAGGCCACGAGAGCGCCTACCTGGGCCGCTCCATCTTCGAGGGCTCGAAGCCCGGCGCGGCGGCGGCCGGCGTGTGGATGAGCCACCAGGTGCTGCCGTTGAACGCCAGCGGGTACGGGCGGCTGGTGGGCGAGACGGCCAGGGGGGCCATGGCGCTCCACCGGCGCATCGCGGGCGGAGACTGGGCGCCCTTCAAGCTGGTGCTGCTACCGCCCTCGGACCTGAACATCGTCTGCTTCGCGGTGGGGCACCCCTCCCTGGAGACGCTGGAGCGGACCAACGGCTTCGTGGACCGCATCTACCGGGCACTGAGTGTGGGCCCGGACACGCTGAAGCGCCCGGACTACTACGTGACGAAGACGGAGCTGCGCGCACATGAATACGGGCGCGCGGCCCTGCCCACGGTGGAGCGGCTCGGCTTCACCCACGCGGACTACGACCGGGCCGGAGGGGTGGCCGTGCTGCGCTGCACGGTGATGGACCCGTTCCTGGCCTCGCGCCGCGGCAAGGTGGACTACATCCGCGGCTTCATCCAGACACTCGGGGAGGTGATGCACGCGGAGCTGGAAGCCGCCCGGCGCTGCTGA
- a CDS encoding c-type cytochrome, translated as MDTYVLSRRRGRALAVAALPMLALLTALPAAAQGVPEGAQLFNQRCASCHSVGQGDRVGPDLMGVLTRREESWVTTFLKSPGAMIDGGDPIANELLKKFNGIRMPDQQLTDDERKGLFAFFRDCAGKGSCQPGETGPKLASDATPEQIEHGRQLFEGRAALTNGGPPCIGCHNVRDIGVVGGGTLARDLTFSFARLGERKMTPALKDMDFPLMKDLYGKAPLTDAEQYEVKAYLASVSRDGTPPRKDRDFFYLGFVGMGVALGFIGIVLGGRGRAKN; from the coding sequence ATGGATACATACGTCCTGAGCCGGCGCCGGGGGCGGGCACTGGCCGTTGCCGCCTTGCCGATGCTGGCGCTGCTCACCGCGCTGCCCGCGGCGGCGCAGGGAGTGCCCGAGGGGGCACAGCTCTTCAACCAGCGCTGCGCGAGCTGTCACTCCGTCGGTCAGGGAGACCGGGTGGGCCCGGACCTGATGGGCGTGCTGACGCGCCGTGAGGAGTCCTGGGTCACCACCTTCCTGAAGAGCCCGGGCGCGATGATTGACGGAGGCGATCCAATCGCCAACGAGCTGCTCAAGAAGTTCAACGGCATCCGGATGCCGGACCAGCAGCTCACCGACGACGAGCGCAAGGGCCTGTTCGCGTTCTTCCGGGACTGCGCCGGGAAGGGCAGCTGCCAGCCGGGGGAGACCGGGCCGAAGCTGGCCTCGGACGCCACGCCCGAGCAGATCGAGCACGGCCGTCAGCTCTTCGAGGGCCGGGCGGCGCTGACCAACGGTGGCCCGCCGTGCATCGGCTGCCACAACGTGCGTGACATTGGCGTGGTGGGCGGCGGCACGCTGGCGCGCGACCTGACCTTCTCCTTCGCGCGGCTGGGCGAGCGCAAGATGACGCCCGCGCTCAAGGACATGGACTTCCCGTTGATGAAGGACCTCTACGGGAAGGCGCCGCTGACGGACGCGGAGCAGTACGAGGTGAAGGCATACCTGGCGAGCGTCTCGCGCGACGGCACGCCGCCCCGGAAGGACCGGGACTTCTTCTACCTGGGCTTCGTGGGGATGGGCGTCGCGTTGGGCTTCATCGGCATCGTCCTGGGCGGCCGTGGCCGCGCGAAGAACTGA
- a CDS encoding respiratory nitrate reductase subunit gamma has product MSNTFLYDSLPYLVLVLAVGVPAWLRHRERLSAWVLRWVEREGTGSAAVSLVVGATLMLLWHAACFLLPHPVQLFIRSPMRLFLLEVVGLIGGMMLAWGLVASIIRRLSSRDPGARAWLPFQALLLAEVLNGLVIAVAYRWASAWYVSVVVPYLRSLVTLQPDATLIAQLPLTVRLHLFGVLALLLAWPLTRWLASESSAPGLVSAREETAG; this is encoded by the coding sequence GTGAGCAACACGTTCCTCTACGATTCCCTGCCGTACCTGGTGCTGGTGCTCGCCGTGGGCGTGCCCGCCTGGCTGCGCCACCGTGAGCGGCTCTCCGCCTGGGTGCTGCGGTGGGTGGAGCGCGAGGGTACCGGCTCGGCGGCCGTGTCCCTGGTGGTGGGCGCCACCCTCATGCTGCTGTGGCACGCGGCCTGTTTCCTCCTGCCGCACCCGGTGCAGCTCTTCATCCGCTCGCCCATGCGCCTCTTCCTCCTGGAGGTGGTGGGGCTCATCGGCGGGATGATGCTGGCCTGGGGCCTGGTGGCGAGCATCATCCGCAGGCTGTCGAGCCGTGACCCGGGTGCCCGTGCATGGCTGCCCTTCCAGGCGCTGCTGCTGGCCGAGGTGCTCAATGGCCTCGTCATCGCCGTGGCGTACCGTTGGGCCTCGGCCTGGTACGTGAGCGTGGTGGTGCCGTATCTACGCTCGCTGGTGACACTCCAGCCGGATGCGACGCTCATCGCCCAGCTGCCGCTGACGGTGCGGTTGCACCTCTTCGGGGTGCTCGCGCTGCTGCTCGCCTGGCCCCTCACGCGCTGGCTGGCCTCGGAATCCTCCGCGCCCGGTCTCGTGTCCGCCCGGGAGGAGACCGCCGGATAG
- a CDS encoding cytochrome c3 family protein, with protein MIDPTRASLLSGVLAALAMGGCDTTPVNNNQNYMPEQPIAFSHAVHAGHYEIDCQYCHVGAEKSRHAGIPHAGVCMNCHTQVKTDSPEIQKLTQAVKLNKPIEWVRVHRLPDHAYFNHANHVTAGLECQKCHGPVQEMVRLEQAEPMTMGWCLDCHRQTQESRAKAPVPPLASGVLMASASGVPTVKAPTPPRLAP; from the coding sequence ATGATCGACCCGACCCGAGCCTCGCTGCTCTCCGGTGTGCTGGCCGCCCTCGCGATGGGGGGCTGTGACACCACGCCGGTGAACAACAACCAGAACTACATGCCCGAGCAGCCCATCGCGTTCTCGCACGCGGTGCACGCCGGCCATTACGAGATCGACTGCCAGTACTGCCACGTGGGCGCGGAGAAGAGCCGGCACGCCGGTATCCCGCACGCCGGGGTGTGCATGAACTGCCATACCCAGGTGAAGACGGACTCGCCGGAGATCCAGAAGCTCACCCAGGCCGTGAAGCTCAACAAGCCCATCGAGTGGGTGAGGGTGCACCGGCTGCCGGACCACGCGTATTTCAACCACGCCAACCACGTCACCGCCGGGCTGGAGTGCCAGAAGTGCCACGGCCCGGTGCAGGAGATGGTGCGGCTGGAGCAGGCGGAGCCCATGACCATGGGCTGGTGCCTGGACTGCCACCGCCAGACGCAGGAGTCGCGGGCGAAGGCACCGGTGCCGCCGCTGGCATCCGGTGTGCTTATGGCTTCCGCGTCCGGGGTGCCCACGGTGAAGGCTCCCACCCCCCCGCGCCTCGCACCCTGA